From a single Plutella xylostella chromosome 5, ilPluXylo3.1, whole genome shotgun sequence genomic region:
- the LOC119690298 gene encoding uncharacterized protein LOC119690298 isoform X3 has product MAVPSLFTAEEISSGKPKYENFHSMHAKWDHDYAKKIPLNAPLETTKRHLSGSELEDIIKVLNTVNLEHSYALPPNKKKKFNTDGNDTNGSCGSNSQRELDNFNISAATDISGTIPDDITTAECTVRIPEVISPSCSRRSNVTLETKTARKRLIKSVQQLTPRCKKMYQKCSTILKSRRRIVQSYQERIEKAEKLNQNKSFSELVEKLTPQAKTFLKMQVTLANKHIKRRRFTTEQKLLALSLQKQSPKGYKLLHKIFILPSRRTLRKFTHHISLAPGINENIFTQLKESVRNWDDKKKCCSIVFDEVALTPHLTFLESEDRIDGFVNFGAEVERKLCDHALVFMVRGICTSWRQPIAYYLCEGTTPTIKLKNILKEVVTAVSQTGLLPKALVCDQGSTFQSCMNSMRADTRRCQLLRNDPPNNKVEIDGHALNIIFDPPHLIKGIRNNFLNKDMMFKGNIARWSDIVEVYKNDCHVGEIRMLHKLTDEHVIPDKIRKMKVKNCTQVLSERTAAMLLFTSNYGTHADGSLVSLTMKNTAEAVLFFDRVFDSVNGSRGGSAPGKMRGPVKEINGECKHLDFWKESIRVLQDLYYVDTNVGDRKRVPSVKNWITTLESFINLWVELKDMGVSFFYTRNLNQDPLENFFGRIRALNYRNVNPDPYSFICSFKSLLVTDVLGPHSPNSNCEEDMGEAIFNKGLMFEVHGAPASLPVAGPSREPRASPSPSLLQQAREETQNVRSSAFTAGFVSRQLIKKIPCTDCRKTMLTTEITDVHDWVTQRERRLLKGRNLKYPNTKFIILFRKLVTCINQYLEYHSHQKSVVKYIKVEFLKSADVSWLGCSQHCRELLDMFVSLVCRVQIHNWCNCINKIMKGSFLGKMSSSSMTPMQEIAFKKYTTLRVKK; this is encoded by the exons ATGGctgtaccatctttatttacagCTGAGGAAATTTCATCTGGCAAGccaaaatatgaaa atttcCACTCCATGCATGCTAAATGGGATCACGattatgcaaagaaaatacctcTCAATGCACCTCTGGAAACTACCAAAAGGCATCTGTCAGGATCAGAAC TGGAAGACATTATAAAAGTGTTAAATACAGTGAACCTTGAGCATTCATATGCACTGCCAcccaataaaaaaaagaagttTAATACTG ATGGTAACGACACTAATGGCTCGTGTGGTTCTAACTCGCAGAGAGAGttagataattttaacatATCCGCAGCAACAGACA tttcagggACCATTCCTGATGATATTACGACCGCAGAATGTACTGTTCGTATTCCGGAAGTCATATCTCCTAGCTGTTCAAGAAGGTCCAATGTGACATTAG AAACCAAGACGGCAAGGAAAAGACTTATAAAAAGTGTACAACAATTAACCCCCAGATGCAAGAAAATGTACCAAAAATGCTCGACTATACTGAAATCCCGTCGCCGTATAGTTCAGTCATACCAGGAGCGAATAGAAAAAGCTGAAAAACTAAATCAGAACAAATCTTTTTCTGAGCTTGTAGAGAAACTGACTCCTCAAGCCAAGACATTCCTTAAAATGCAGGTCACGCTCGCCAATAAACACATAAAAAGACGGAGGTTCACAACTGAACAGAAACTCTTGGCTCTATCACTCCAAAAGCAAAGTCCGAAAGGATATAAATTGCTGCACAAGATATTTATCTTGCCTAGCAGGCGCACTCTAAGAAAATTTACTCATCATATTTCTCTTGCACCGGGAATAAATGAAAACATATTTACACAACTAAAGGAGTCAGTTCGGAATTGGGATGACAAAAAAAAGTGCTGTTCCATTGTGTTTGATGAAGTGGCGTTGACACCTCATTTGACATTCTTAGAATCTGAAGATCGCATTGACGGTTTTGTGAATTTTGGTGCCGAAGTGGAAAGGAAACTATGCGATCATGCCCTTGTTTTTATGGTTCGAGGTATATGCACTTCATGGAGACAGCCCATAGcttattatttatgtgaagGAACAACTCCAACTATTAAGttgaaaaacattttaaag GAAGTAGTAACTGCTGTCTCTCAAACGGGACTTCTTCCAAAAGCGCTAGTATGCGACCAAGGGTCGACGTTTCAATCCTGCATGAACAGTATGCGAGCAGATACTCGCAGATGTCAATTGCTCCGTAATGATCCCCCAA ATAACAAAGTGGAGATTGATGGTCATGCGCTGAACATAATTTTCGACCCTCCGCACCTCATTAAAGGGATACggaataactttttaaacaaagatatGATGTTTAAAGGAAATATAGCTAGATGGAGTGACATTGTCGAAGTGTATAAAAATGACTGCCACGTAGGAGAAATTAGAATGCTTCATAAATTAACAGATGAACATGTCATCCCAGATAAAATAAGGAAAATGAAAGTTAAAAACTGTACACAAGTCCTGAGCGAGCGAACCGCTGCAATGCTCTTGTTTACATCCAATTATG GCACGCATGCAGATGGTTCGTTGGTTAGTTTAACCATGAAGAATACTGCGGAAGCAGTCCTATTTTTTGATCGAGTATTTGACAGCGTGAACgg GTCCCGTGGTGGCTCGGCTCCCGGCAAGATGCGAGGACCggttaaagaaataaatggaGAGTGCAAACATCTGGACTTTTGGAAGGAGAGTATTAGAGTTTTGCAGGATCTATACTATGTAGATACTAATGTTGGTGATCGAAAAAGGGTACCCAGTGTAAAAAACTGGATAACAACATTAgaaagttttataaatttgtgGGTTGAGCTTAAAGATATGGGTGTAAGCTTTTTTTACACTCGTAATTTAAATCAGGACCCGTTAGAGAATTTTTTTGGCCGAATACGCGCACTTAATTATAGGAATGTTAATCCTGACCCTTATTCGTTCATCTGCTCCTTTAAGTCTCTGTTAGTGACTGATGTCCTCGGCCCACATTCTCCGAACTCTAATTGCGAGGAGGATATGGGGGAGGCTATCTTTAATAAGGGATTAATGTTCGAAGTCCATGGTGCTCCAGCTAGTTTGCCTGTTGCAGGCCCTTCCCGTGAGCCGCGAGCATCTCCGTCGCCGTCGCTGCTGCAGCAGGCGCGCGAGGAGACGCAGAACGTCCGCTCTTCTGCCTTCACTGCCGGATTTGTATCACGCCAACTTATTAAAAAGATACCTTGCACTGATTGTCGAAAAACAATGTTGACTACCGAAATTACTGATGTACATGACTGGGTTACACAAAGAGAGCGTAGGCTTTTAAAGGGAAGAAACTTAAAGTATCCAAATACtaaatttatcattttgtTCCGGAAATTAGTAACTTGCATTAATCAATATTTAGAATATCATAGTCACCAAAAGAGtgtagtaaaatatattaaagtaGAATTTCTAAAATCAGCAGATGTAAGCTGGTTGGGATGTAGTCAGCATTGTCGAGAACTACTAGATATGTTTGTCAGTCTGGTGTGCCGAGTTCAAATTCACAATTGGTGCAAttgtatcaataaaattatgaaagggTCATTTTTAGGCAaaatgtcatcatcatctatGACCCCTATGCAAGAAattgcatttaaaaaatatactacgtTAAGAGTTAAAAAGTAG